The nucleotide sequence CTCCTTTTCGGCGTCCTTTATTTATATGCATTTTCGCCTTTTCCGTCCGAATCATCCATCGCGTTATGCCTTTTCCCCTTTCCTTCCAACTCATCATCACGTTAATTCAGCTTCTCCCGCACCTTTCCTCCTCTTCCGACGACGATTTCAGTTGTCTCGGAGCATCACGTTCATGGACCTTCAGATCGTCGGTAACTTCTACGTGTCGCCCATCCGACCTTCCCCATCGCCACCTTCGCAGGCAAATCCGGCCTTCCGCACCGCCGGGGTCCGTAGGTGCGACCATGTCCTAGTCCGCCCTTCGCCCTTCCCAGGTCCCAGGCTCCTGCGGGTCCGCTCGGTGGAGCTCCTGCGACCCAGAGGAAGGCAAGGCGGCTCGCAGCCTCTGCGCCGGGTCTGCAGCGCTAGCTTCGAGCCCTCCGATGATgacgaggacgaggacgaggacTTGATACGCCGAATCGAGGATCTAGCCATCGAGCTCCGGATGGAAAAAGGGCAAGGCGGCAGAGAAGAGCTCGAAAGGGAGAAAAAAACCTACTTTTATACCGCGGCCCAGAAAAAGCCGGTGCCTTCTCCCTCCGTCGATTCGCCGCCACCGCTGCCCTTTCATCCGGATTCCTCGTCGCCGGCGCATTCTCAATGGCTCCACCCGTCGCCGTGGCCCCGCTTTCCGCCTCATCCACCGGAGTACTGGTCCAACCTGACCGTGCCGGCGTGCGTGGAGAAGAACGCCAACGGTTTGAGGATTCCCATGTCCCTCAGATTCATCCAACTCAAGAAGCGGTTCGACGAAGGATGGTTCTGCGGGGCCGGCGAAACCGCCTGCTGCTCCATGAAGCGCGCCTTCTCGTCCATGGTGTTCATGCTCCAGGAGCTCCAGACCTACGCGCTACAGCTTCGGGAGGTGCTCCCCTGCGAGAACCACCCTGAAATCATCCCCCGCCTCCACCGCAATCTGAACCACTCCTTCGTCTGGCTCTTCCAGCAGATCTTCTACGCCACGCCCACTCTCATGGTTTCCGTCATGCTCCTCCTCGCAAACTTCACCGTCTACTCCATGGACTGCTTCAACATCGCCACCGCAACAACGCTCATCGACATTGTTGAGGAAGATGAACTTGGAGACGACCATCTGCGGGATCGCTCCTCCCTCGAGCCCTTCGCCTCGATCGGAAGGGGCGGTGGGGGGCACCCAAGGCCGGCGTCGGCGGGCTCCACGGACGACGGACGCTCGGACCATGAGTTACCTTCGCACCCGGCTAATTTTCTTCCCGAGGATGAAGGCGGCGTGGGCGTGCCGAGCGAGGCCACACCGGCGTCGGAGGTGACGGTGTTGTGGGAAAGGTTTTTGGAGGAGTTCGCCAAGTTGCAAGCGACGACGAGGCACGAGGCGCTCATGGACCCGGAGACGTTGCGGAGCATGGTGGCTCCTGTCTCCGTGGAGCTCCAGGCCGAAGAGCAACCGAACCTCCTGCACACGGAGATGATGTACGAGCAGGCACTGTCACAGGACCCCAACAACGCCCTCCTCCTCTCCAACTTCGCTCAGTTCCTCTTTCTCGTCCTCCGGCAGCACGACAGGTAGGCATTAAACTGATCAAGGCCTCCGCTCTCGCCTTAATTTGGTCACCTCGCGATTTGACACTTAAAATTGACAGGGCGGAGGAATCCTTCTTGAAGGCGATGAAGGTGGCGCCTGGGGACGCGGAAACTCTGAGCCGGTACGCGACCTTCCTGTGGGTGGCGAGGAAAGATTTGTCGGCGGCGGAGGAGACGTTCTTAGGGGCGATCGAGGCGGAGCCGGAGAACACAGTGCACAGGGCCAACTACGCGCACTTCCTTTGGAGCACAGGCGGCGAGGACACCTGCTATCCGTTGGCCTACGATGTGAATGTGGGCCTCCAATAACGAACGATCGGGAGATTCTTTCGTCTCCGTCGCGAATTTCATTCCTCACTAACTAAATCTAAAGAGGTTACTAAAGAAATTTTGTGCCTAATTTTAGAGTAGATTTTAGTTGAGAGATGGCacataaatatataattatatataaatttattttaacgtGTTTGATAGTTCTCACATCCATGTTGCGCGATATCACCCTGGCAAGTGATCTGGACACTTAAAAGTCCACTTAGTCATCCATGATTCCATGGGTGTCGTGGATGTGGTGGACGTGCAGGATATCAACTATCTATCCTAGTTTAATACTTTGCACACCCATATCAATTTACTAAAAGGAGCATTTAACTTTTTGAATGGACTAAAGTGTGGTAGTAATTATGAAAGGGTGTATTAATTAATATATCTAATCTTCCTAATTTACCTCTCCTAACAATTATGCCAgcctctctctctcactctctctaCTCGTGGAAAACCTCTGAATCATTACTAGTGAAGCTGAAAAACAATAAGGGACttcttacaattttagaaattcataggatCTGAAATAGTTATAATATGAGGTTTGTAGATTGAAATCTACTTATCGAGATCAAATTATAATTATTTCAAGtcttatggatttctaaaattataaggagtccaaatatgctatTCATTACTATTTTCCGGGCTACAAGTGGTAgttcaaaggttttgaaaaaaataaattctatttttttaaaaaaaaattctcaggCTTGTTATGGGAGATCATgttcacgttgggtctgatatctcccccggaaaggaaaaaaatagaattttttttttcaaaacctctagatCACCCTTAGAAAagtcaaaaataataatgaagagtATATTTAAACTAGGAATGTCGAAAATGGTTACAATCAGAGGTCGTTAGAGATCTCAGATTATAACCATGTTAGGTTTTGtgtatttctaaaattgtaaAGAGTTTCAATATGCTTTATTTGTGACTTTTCTAGGGGTGGTTTAGAGgttcttaaaaaaataaattctttttgttttctcATGGCTCTCATGGAAGATTAGACCCACATTGGGCCTAACAGGcccaacaaaaaaaaagaaaaaaaatgattttttcaaaacctctagtcCATCACTAAGAAAGTTGAAACAACAATGGAGAGTATATTTGGACCTCttgcaaaagaaagaaaaagaaatttgtttttgttttttcaaaacctctagtccaccattaaaaaagatgaaataacaatggagagcatatttggatttcttacaattttagaaatccacaagacTTGAAATAGTTGTATGAGATTTCAAGGTCGATAAGTGGATTTCAATCGAAACCCattgaaacccactgatcgacctataGATCTCATATTACAACCATTTCAGGTcttgtgaatttttaaaattgtgagTCGAAATATACTCTTCATTACTATTTTAAGTATTCCTAATAGTGGTtcgaaggttttgaaaaaaataatttattttttattttttcctttctattgggcctgatatggagagATATCAGTGCCCAATGTGGGTCTGATCTCCTATAAAAGACCTgagaaaaactaataaaaaagaagaagaaaaatattatttttcaaaatctctgGATCACCCCTAGGAAAGTCGAAAATAATAATGGGGCATATTTGGActtcttgtaattttagaaatccacaggatctGAAATAAttacaatctgaggtctctagatagatcaatggattttgatcaaaatccattgattgacctagagatatcagatTGTAACTATTTTAGGTcctgtagatttctaaaattgcaaggagtctaaatatactctccattattatttttagcTTTCTTAGGGGTCTCTAGGTCAATTAGTGGAcctaaatatgctctccattattgTTTTCAGCTTTCCTAATGGTGGACTAGAGGTTTGGAAATAATTAaatctatcattttttttttactttttcctttttttttttattgagctTGATATCTCCCCCTATCAGGCCAACATTgagcctgatatggggagatatcaagcccaatgtgggTCTACTCTCCTATAAGAggcatgagaaaaaaaataaaaaggaaaaaaaaaag is from Zingiber officinale cultivar Zhangliang chromosome 7B, Zo_v1.1, whole genome shotgun sequence and encodes:
- the LOC122006940 gene encoding uncharacterized protein LOC122006940 is translated as MHFRLFRPNHPSRYAFSPFLPTHHHVNSASPAPFLLFRRRFQLSRSITFMDLQIVGNFYVSPIRPSPSPPSQANPAFRTAGVRRCDHVLVRPSPFPGPRLLRVRSVELLRPRGRQGGSQPLRRVCSASFEPSDDDEDEDEDLIRRIEDLAIELRMEKGQGGREELEREKKTYFYTAAQKKPVPSPSVDSPPPLPFHPDSSSPAHSQWLHPSPWPRFPPHPPEYWSNLTVPACVEKNANGLRIPMSLRFIQLKKRFDEGWFCGAGETACCSMKRAFSSMVFMLQELQTYALQLREVLPCENHPEIIPRLHRNLNHSFVWLFQQIFYATPTLMVSVMLLLANFTVYSMDCFNIATATTLIDIVEEDELGDDHLRDRSSLEPFASIGRGGGGHPRPASAGSTDDGRSDHELPSHPANFLPEDEGGVGVPSEATPASEVTVLWERFLEEFAKLQATTRHEALMDPETLRSMVAPVSVELQAEEQPNLLHTEMMYEQALSQDPNNALLLSNFAQFLFLVLRQHDRAEESFLKAMKVAPGDAETLSRYATFLWVARKDLSAAEETFLGAIEAEPENTVHRANYAHFLWSTGGEDTCYPLAYDVNVGLQ